One segment of Terriglobia bacterium DNA contains the following:
- a CDS encoding 30S ribosomal protein S1, with translation MSNPTDPEIQPDKPSSTDSTESFQDILSQFEQSHSHKPEEGSRRIEATVVTLTPDSILLDIGFKTEGILPLTALRPGETVKPGDKLLVSVKGRDPEGYYEVALGKISRPIDWPSLEQAFNEKATIVGTVTAAIKGGLSVDVGVRAFMPASRSGVRDTTEMEKLVGQEIRCRITKLDVTEEDVVVDRRVIAEEEERANKERRYSEIQEGETVRGTVRSLADYGAFVDIGGVDGLLHVAEISWSRVNKPSDLLSVGQEIEARVLKVDPEKRRISLGMKQLLPHPWDSAAEKYKQGERVRGTVSRLADFGAFVELEPGVEGLIHVSEMSWSKKVRKPSDAVKVGETVEAVILGVNVPERRISLGLKQALGDPWIEAAKNLTIGSVIEGPVVSVTKFGAFVQIAEGVEGMIHVSEISAEKRINHPQDVLKVGQTVKAQVLDIDGAKRNVRLSIKQMVPSSLDEYIAEHKEGDAVTGRVQQVNGGVARVELGEGVFATCHMVEDAPAKEEKPAAVKPADLSSLTSMLQSRWKSGASPTAAKPDASSAGQIRSFRISKLDPAAKKIELEITK, from the coding sequence ATGTCCAATCCAACCGACCCGGAAATCCAGCCAGACAAGCCGTCCTCCACCGATTCCACCGAATCGTTTCAGGACATTCTTTCGCAATTTGAGCAGAGCCATTCTCACAAGCCAGAAGAAGGCAGCCGCAGGATTGAAGCCACCGTTGTGACGCTCACGCCTGATTCCATTCTGCTCGATATCGGCTTCAAGACGGAAGGCATTCTTCCTCTCACGGCGCTGCGCCCCGGAGAAACCGTGAAGCCCGGCGACAAGCTGCTGGTCAGCGTGAAAGGCCGCGATCCGGAAGGCTATTACGAAGTTGCGCTGGGCAAGATCTCTCGCCCCATTGACTGGCCGTCTCTGGAGCAGGCATTCAATGAGAAAGCGACGATTGTCGGCACCGTAACTGCCGCGATTAAAGGCGGGTTGAGTGTCGACGTGGGCGTGCGCGCTTTTATGCCGGCTTCGCGCAGTGGAGTACGTGACACTACCGAGATGGAAAAGCTGGTCGGACAGGAAATTCGCTGCCGCATCACCAAGCTCGATGTGACGGAAGAGGACGTAGTTGTCGACCGGCGCGTGATTGCCGAAGAAGAAGAGCGCGCCAACAAAGAGCGGCGCTACTCTGAAATCCAGGAAGGGGAAACCGTTCGCGGAACGGTGCGCAGTCTGGCCGACTACGGCGCATTCGTTGATATTGGCGGCGTTGACGGCCTGCTACATGTGGCGGAAATTTCCTGGAGTCGCGTGAACAAGCCTTCTGACCTTCTTTCTGTTGGACAGGAGATTGAAGCGCGGGTGCTCAAGGTTGATCCGGAAAAGCGCCGCATTTCTCTTGGCATGAAGCAGCTTTTGCCGCATCCCTGGGACTCCGCTGCGGAAAAATATAAGCAGGGTGAGCGCGTGCGCGGCACAGTTTCTCGCCTGGCTGATTTTGGGGCGTTTGTGGAGCTTGAGCCCGGCGTTGAAGGCCTGATTCATGTTTCTGAAATGTCGTGGTCAAAAAAAGTTCGCAAGCCGAGCGATGCGGTGAAAGTCGGAGAGACCGTGGAAGCGGTGATCCTTGGCGTCAATGTGCCGGAGCGGCGTATCTCGCTGGGATTGAAACAGGCTCTGGGCGATCCATGGATTGAAGCGGCCAAGAACCTGACTATTGGCTCGGTGATTGAAGGGCCGGTGGTGAGCGTCACCAAGTTTGGCGCGTTCGTTCAGATTGCTGAAGGCGTGGAAGGAATGATCCACGTGAGCGAAATCAGCGCGGAGAAACGCATCAATCACCCGCAGGACGTGCTCAAGGTCGGGCAGACAGTGAAAGCCCAGGTGCTTGATATAGATGGAGCCAAGCGCAACGTGCGTCTCAGTATCAAACAGATGGTTCCTTCGAGTCTCGATGAATACATTGCCGAGCACAAAGAAGGTGACGCGGTTACCGGACGCGTGCAGCAGGTTAACGGTGGCGTAGCGCGGGTTGAGTTGGGAGAAGGCGTTTTTGCAACGTGCCACATGGTGGAAGATGCTCCGGCAAAGGAAGAGAAGCCAGCCGCGGTAAAACCGGCAGACCTGTCCTCGCTCACGTCGATGCTTCAGTCGCGCTGGAAGAGCGGCGCATCGCCCACAGCAGCAAAACCTGACGCGTCTTCGGCGGGGCAAATACGCAGCTTCCGCATCAGCAAGCTTGATCCTGCAGCAAAGAAGATAGAGCTGGAAATCACAAAGTAA
- a CDS encoding DUF4252 domain-containing protein, whose product MNLANRKLTRILIAAVLCLSALRGYGQDAKLQLGNLDKLSEKAARVTDVTLDGSLLQFAVNLIEKADDNDKDVEQLQSIIKNLKGIYIKSFEFDEASQYSKADIDAIRSQLSSPRWSKIVQSMEKRRNEYDEIYVLKNGDKVGGVVILVAEARELTVVNLVGEVPMDKVASLERHLAPGEKHSDKQKQKKESGHDQE is encoded by the coding sequence ATGAACCTTGCCAACCGCAAGTTAACTCGAATTCTTATTGCCGCGGTCCTGTGCCTTTCCGCCTTGCGCGGATACGGACAGGACGCAAAGCTGCAACTTGGCAACCTGGACAAGCTGAGCGAGAAAGCCGCCCGCGTGACCGACGTGACGCTGGATGGATCACTGCTACAGTTTGCCGTGAACCTGATTGAGAAGGCCGATGACAACGATAAAGACGTGGAACAGCTCCAATCGATCATCAAAAATCTCAAGGGCATTTACATCAAGAGCTTTGAGTTCGATGAAGCCAGCCAATACAGCAAAGCCGACATTGATGCCATCCGCTCCCAGCTGAGTTCGCCGCGCTGGAGCAAAATCGTACAAAGCATGGAAAAGCGCCGCAACGAATACGACGAGATTTACGTATTGAAGAATGGCGACAAAGTTGGCGGCGTGGTGATTCTGGTGGCGGAAGCCAGGGAGCTCACGGTGGTAAACCTGGTGGGTGAGGTGCCCATGGACAAAGTCGCATCGCTGGAGAGGCACCTTGCTCCGGGAGAAAAACATTCTGACAAGCAAAAACAAAAGAAGGAGAGCGGCCATGATCAGGAATAA
- a CDS encoding DUF1572 domain-containing protein: MADARSFETDYLDEVRRSFRGYKRLADGGLAQLSDPEFFQLPDPESNCAAQLVKHMAGNLRSRWLDFLTTDGEKPDRNRDQEFVLTEADTRADLMLRWEASFKIVFDTVASLKKEDFAKTITIRGEAHTILQATNRSLMHTAYHVGQILYVGKHLRGAAWTVLSIPKGKSAEFNAMKPEDRKVKLPNRP; encoded by the coding sequence ATGGCCGATGCCCGGTCGTTTGAGACGGATTATCTTGATGAGGTGCGCCGCAGCTTTCGCGGCTACAAACGGCTGGCCGATGGCGGCCTGGCCCAACTGAGCGACCCGGAATTTTTCCAGCTTCCCGACCCCGAGTCCAACTGCGCCGCCCAGCTCGTTAAGCATATGGCCGGCAACCTGCGCTCCCGCTGGCTCGATTTCCTGACCACCGATGGAGAGAAGCCGGACCGCAATCGCGACCAGGAATTTGTTCTGACCGAAGCGGACACGCGCGCGGACCTGATGCTCCGATGGGAAGCAAGCTTCAAAATCGTCTTTGATACCGTCGCATCGCTCAAGAAGGAAGATTTTGCGAAAACCATAACCATTCGCGGCGAGGCACATACGATCCTGCAAGCTACTAATCGCAGCCTGATGCACACGGCGTACCACGTTGGACAAATTCTTTACGTGGGCAAGCACCTGCGCGGTGCGGCGTGGACGGTCTTGAGTATCCCTAAAGGAAAATCAGCAGAGTTCAACGCCATGAAGCCCGAAGACCGCAAAGTGAAGCTGCCGAACAGGCCGTAA
- a CDS encoding aminotransferase class I/II-fold pyridoxal phosphate-dependent enzyme translates to MEFQNFDLEYFQSQFERSVEINLADSSVKCANASDLLAGEDPRPLLELPLYYPEVNGTGVLRERVAALYPNASAANVLVTVGAAQANWMVCSTLLEAGDEVIVVSPGYRQVWGLAKNAGCRVKEAQLHPDNNWRLDVDELESLAGPKTKLISIVNPNNPTGSILSQEEMRRIVNICRKTGAWLHADEVYGGTELAAGETPSFWGMYERAICVNSMSKAYGLAGLRIGWAVAAPEMVEELWRRHEYAVIAAAGPSMKLAEIALLPAKRKMLLDRQKKLSREGHAVLESWVRAQEGRFSVSKAVATSIAFVGYNFDMPSAELVDHIRSKASVLVAPGSYLGTENYLRITVGYEPEKVRTALERIGAVAAELAQIAHIHKNLFETQRNGGSGGWERFDFIHSQSLHKDVEH, encoded by the coding sequence ATGGAATTTCAGAATTTCGATTTGGAATATTTTCAATCGCAATTTGAGCGCTCCGTAGAGATCAACCTGGCGGACAGCTCAGTGAAGTGCGCCAACGCAAGCGATCTGCTCGCCGGTGAAGACCCGCGTCCGCTGCTGGAATTGCCGCTTTACTATCCTGAGGTCAACGGCACCGGTGTGCTGCGTGAGCGCGTTGCGGCGCTGTATCCCAATGCGTCGGCGGCAAACGTGTTGGTAACAGTGGGCGCGGCGCAGGCGAACTGGATGGTATGCAGCACGCTGCTGGAAGCCGGAGATGAAGTCATCGTCGTCTCACCTGGTTACCGTCAAGTGTGGGGACTGGCAAAAAATGCGGGTTGCCGCGTGAAGGAGGCACAGCTTCACCCAGATAACAACTGGCGGCTGGACGTGGATGAACTGGAGTCGCTGGCGGGACCAAAAACCAAACTGATTTCGATCGTAAACCCTAACAATCCGACCGGAAGCATTCTCTCGCAGGAAGAGATGCGGCGGATCGTGAACATCTGCCGGAAGACCGGCGCGTGGCTGCACGCGGATGAGGTCTATGGTGGCACTGAGCTTGCCGCCGGCGAGACACCAAGCTTCTGGGGCATGTATGAACGCGCGATCTGCGTCAACAGCATGTCCAAGGCGTATGGCCTGGCGGGATTGCGGATCGGCTGGGCCGTGGCCGCGCCAGAGATGGTGGAAGAGCTTTGGCGGCGGCACGAATACGCGGTGATTGCCGCTGCGGGCCCGAGCATGAAGCTGGCGGAAATCGCATTACTGCCGGCCAAGCGAAAAATGCTGCTGGATCGACAGAAGAAGCTCTCGCGCGAAGGCCACGCGGTGCTGGAAAGCTGGGTACGCGCACAAGAAGGCCGGTTTAGCGTAAGTAAGGCTGTGGCGACTTCGATTGCATTCGTTGGCTACAACTTTGATATGCCGTCGGCTGAGCTGGTGGACCATATCCGCAGCAAAGCTTCTGTGCTCGTGGCGCCCGGCAGTTATCTGGGAACGGAAAATTATCTTCGAATCACCGTTGGCTACGAACCGGAGAAGGTCAGAACAGCGTTGGAGAGGATCGGCGCAGTCGCGGCGGAGCTGGCGCAAATAGCGCACATTCATAAAAATCTTTTTGAAACACAGAGGAACGGAGGAAGCGGAGGATGGGAAAGGTTTGACTTCATCCATTCTCAATCGCTCCACAAAGATGTCGAACACTGA
- a CDS encoding RNA polymerase sigma factor, with translation MEQTAAFEDDRLKLALTRSVTGDAQAFAELVREHQGMVFSIAYHFLQDRSLAEDLAQEVFLELFQSIDRIQSPAHLAYWLRRVTANRCIDHGRKRHRRREMALEEAPEPAVTSPSADPMLLERLQQSLATLPEKQRMVVIMRFQEGLGPAEIAEVLEMPVNTVKSTLHRSLADLRKGLTRKIREVRYAFF, from the coding sequence TTGGAGCAAACGGCGGCTTTTGAAGACGATAGGCTCAAGCTGGCGCTGACCCGGTCAGTCACGGGAGACGCACAAGCATTTGCCGAACTGGTGCGCGAGCACCAGGGCATGGTCTTCAGCATTGCCTATCACTTCCTCCAGGACCGTTCTCTTGCGGAAGACCTGGCGCAGGAAGTTTTTCTGGAGCTGTTTCAGAGCATCGATCGCATACAGTCTCCGGCGCACCTTGCGTACTGGTTGCGGCGGGTCACGGCCAACCGATGTATCGACCACGGACGTAAAAGGCATCGGCGCCGTGAGATGGCGCTGGAAGAAGCTCCGGAACCGGCGGTAACTTCGCCGTCCGCCGATCCCATGCTGCTAGAGCGGTTGCAGCAGAGCCTGGCGACGCTGCCGGAAAAACAGCGGATGGTGGTGATTATGAGGTTTCAAGAGGGGCTGGGCCCGGCGGAGATCGCGGAAGTTCTGGAGATGCCGGTGAACACCGTGAAGAGCACGCTGCATCGTTCACTGGCTGACCTGCGCAAGGGCCTGACGCGCAAGATTCGAGAGGTACGATATGCATTTTTCTGA
- a CDS encoding Spy/CpxP family protein refolding chaperone: MHKKSIILAAILMALAAGLATTAFAQHRGMGFGRNNGWMLKHMTRQLNLTEAQQTQIKGIMADEKTKIKPMMQQLRQNQQAEDASINGSFDENQARAFANKQAQLMTDLIVEKERMRSQVYAVLTPEQRQKALQLMQERRQHRQERMSMKKQAEQKQQSK, from the coding sequence ATGCATAAAAAATCGATCATTCTCGCCGCCATTTTAATGGCCTTGGCAGCAGGCCTGGCGACAACCGCTTTTGCCCAGCATCGCGGCATGGGCTTTGGCCGCAACAATGGTTGGATGCTGAAACATATGACCAGGCAGTTGAACCTGACTGAGGCCCAGCAAACCCAGATCAAGGGCATCATGGCTGACGAAAAGACCAAGATCAAGCCGATGATGCAGCAGCTCCGCCAGAATCAACAGGCGGAAGACGCAAGCATAAACGGAAGTTTTGACGAGAACCAGGCCCGCGCCTTCGCCAACAAACAGGCCCAGCTTATGACTGACCTGATTGTGGAGAAGGAACGCATGCGGTCGCAAGTCTATGCCGTGCTTACTCCAGAGCAACGGCAGAAGGCGCTTCAACTTATGCAGGAACGCCGGCAACATCGGCAGGAACGCATGAGCATGAAGAAACAAGCAGAACAAAAACAGCAATCAAAATAG
- a CDS encoding Type 1 glutamine amidotransferase-like domain-containing protein has translation MVIKPIYLLADSQLFFWKSDSNSLAEKVRADLDSSSPKAAYIGASNGDQPEFYSLFQAAMENMGISDCRAVPSQPSKEDIEFIESADLILLSGGDVERGWQVFEQNGLKELLPRKRFDGAVLMGVSAGAIQLGLGCLSNAAQPKQVDMFRFAPFYVGAHDEENDWFDLRALVNLAPSDARAIGLPTGGGAVYYADGTLEPLRKPLIEIVKEDSKITENLLGPLDPSRMPQD, from the coding sequence ATGGTCATCAAGCCAATTTACCTGCTTGCCGATAGCCAACTCTTTTTTTGGAAGAGCGACAGCAATTCGCTGGCTGAAAAGGTCCGCGCCGATCTGGATTCAAGCAGTCCCAAAGCCGCATACATTGGAGCATCAAACGGCGATCAGCCGGAATTCTACAGCTTGTTTCAGGCGGCAATGGAAAACATGGGAATCTCTGATTGCCGTGCTGTGCCATCCCAGCCGTCAAAAGAAGACATTGAATTCATTGAGAGCGCGGATCTCATTTTGCTTTCCGGAGGCGACGTGGAGCGGGGCTGGCAAGTGTTCGAGCAGAACGGGCTCAAGGAACTGCTGCCGCGGAAGAGGTTTGATGGCGCGGTACTGATGGGCGTTTCTGCCGGCGCGATCCAGCTTGGATTGGGATGTTTGAGCAATGCAGCCCAGCCAAAACAAGTTGATATGTTCCGCTTTGCTCCGTTCTATGTTGGCGCCCATGACGAAGAGAATGACTGGTTTGACCTGCGGGCCCTGGTCAACCTCGCTCCATCTGACGCGCGGGCGATTGGTCTCCCGACGGGCGGAGGCGCGGTCTATTACGCTGACGGAACACTGGAACCGCTGCGCAAGCCGCTGATCGAGATTGTGAAGGAAGACTCGAAGATCACAGAAAATCTACTCGGGCCGCTGGATCCAAGCCGCATGCCTCAGGACTAA
- a CDS encoding amino acid permease, with the protein MPGDAKLVRGLSLTDSILLLAGGIIGSGIFLTAKDVAINTRHPWLFLTVWVVGMGMALLACFAFAELGGMFPHAGGQYVYMREAYGDTAGFLYGWMYFTVSATGTVAALGVGFATYLGQTFPTLHAEQVILPLRFVDITRGHLIALAAIALQTLINIFGVKKGAVLQNIATWAKFGAIGSFVIGGMLLGRGSWDHFHHSLVPSGNEHVSIVTGVGIALIAVFWAYDGWVYITFVGGEVKDPQRNVPRALIWGLLLVGVVYISINAVYVYALPMNEIAAQDAVAQTAAVSMFSSRVAPWLSMMVALSCFGAMAPCLMSGARVYYAMAEDGIFFRALARVHPRWHTPVMSLVLQGIWAGVLTLSGKYDELFTYVMFMMVLSYVLTVVGLFVLRRKKPDLPRPYRCTGYPWLPAIYVVLGSLWALNAAVEKRKETLVGTAIVLLGVPFYLYWKRRRNTGPRNPSASSTNYV; encoded by the coding sequence TTGCCTGGTGACGCTAAACTCGTCCGCGGACTCTCGCTTACCGACTCCATCCTGTTGCTGGCGGGCGGCATCATCGGCTCGGGCATCTTTCTTACCGCCAAAGACGTTGCCATCAACACGCGGCATCCCTGGCTTTTTCTTACCGTTTGGGTGGTAGGCATGGGCATGGCGCTGCTGGCCTGCTTCGCCTTTGCCGAATTAGGAGGCATGTTTCCCCACGCCGGCGGCCAATATGTTTACATGCGCGAGGCCTATGGTGACACCGCAGGCTTTCTCTATGGCTGGATGTACTTCACCGTAAGCGCTACGGGGACGGTGGCGGCGCTGGGCGTCGGATTCGCGACCTACCTGGGCCAAACCTTTCCTACGCTGCATGCGGAGCAGGTCATCCTTCCTCTGCGCTTCGTCGATATAACGCGCGGGCACCTGATCGCGCTGGCGGCCATCGCGCTGCAAACGCTGATCAATATTTTTGGCGTAAAGAAAGGCGCGGTGCTGCAGAACATTGCCACGTGGGCAAAGTTTGGCGCGATCGGCTCCTTTGTGATCGGCGGGATGCTTCTGGGGCGCGGATCATGGGACCATTTTCATCATTCGCTGGTCCCTTCCGGCAATGAGCACGTCTCGATTGTCACCGGTGTGGGCATTGCCCTGATCGCGGTTTTCTGGGCGTACGATGGCTGGGTCTACATCACCTTTGTCGGCGGCGAGGTCAAAGACCCGCAGCGCAACGTGCCGCGCGCGCTGATCTGGGGCCTGCTGCTGGTGGGCGTCGTCTATATTTCCATCAACGCGGTTTACGTTTACGCGCTGCCAATGAATGAGATTGCCGCGCAGGATGCCGTGGCGCAAACAGCGGCGGTATCGATGTTCTCAAGCAGGGTGGCGCCGTGGCTTTCCATGATGGTGGCGCTCTCGTGCTTCGGCGCCATGGCGCCATGCCTGATGAGCGGCGCGCGCGTCTATTACGCCATGGCGGAAGACGGTATTTTCTTTCGCGCTCTGGCTAGGGTGCATCCGCGCTGGCACACGCCCGTAATGAGCCTGGTGCTGCAAGGAATCTGGGCTGGGGTGCTTACGCTCAGCGGCAAGTATGACGAGCTTTTTACCTACGTGATGTTCATGATGGTCTTGAGCTATGTGTTGACTGTCGTAGGGCTGTTTGTGCTTCGACGCAAGAAGCCCGACTTGCCGCGGCCTTACCGCTGCACCGGATATCCGTGGCTGCCGGCAATTTATGTCGTTCTGGGCAGCCTGTGGGCGCTCAATGCGGCGGTAGAAAAAAGAAAAGAGACGCTGGTGGGGACTGCGATCGTGCTGTTGGGAGTACCATTTTATCTTTACTGGAAAAGACGAAGAAACACTGGGCCACGAAACCCTTCGGCATCTTCGACAAACTACGTGTAG
- a CDS encoding TIGR04053 family radical SAM/SPASM domain-containing protein produces the protein MVVARTAPDMGRVAHDFSKNPMLVYWEMTQACGLACKHCRAEAMPGAHPLELKTEESKSFIRQLLDFGDPLPHLILTGGDPLRRKDIYQLIDYARDLGLGVSITPSATPELTNEAITKLSQHGIQALGLSLDGSTAAKHDAIRNVPGTFERTLEAARHAGRLGLPIQVNTLVSEETVDDLPAIYELLRTSFPVMRWSLFFLISVGRGKALNPVSPEEGERIMNWVLDLVPSAPFAVKTTEAPSYRRLAVNRMHAAGMPAAQIKSSSVYRGFQIRDGHGIVFVSHLGDIYPSGFLPLRCGSVRTGSLVDVYRNSEIFRGLHTPNEFHGKCGICEYSHICGGSRARAFAYTGDALGSDPFCPYEPARAHN, from the coding sequence ATGGTAGTGGCGCGCACAGCTCCAGATATGGGTCGGGTGGCACACGATTTTTCTAAGAATCCAATGCTCGTTTACTGGGAGATGACCCAGGCCTGCGGTCTGGCCTGCAAGCATTGCCGCGCTGAAGCCATGCCGGGTGCGCATCCACTCGAATTGAAAACCGAGGAAAGCAAGTCTTTCATTCGCCAACTGCTCGATTTTGGCGATCCCCTGCCGCACCTGATTCTCACCGGCGGCGATCCTTTGCGGCGCAAGGACATCTATCAACTGATTGATTACGCTCGCGACCTTGGTCTCGGAGTTTCCATCACGCCCAGCGCCACCCCGGAACTGACCAATGAAGCCATTACCAAGCTGAGCCAGCATGGCATTCAGGCCCTGGGCCTGAGCCTTGACGGATCGACCGCCGCTAAACATGACGCGATCCGAAACGTTCCGGGAACATTCGAACGCACTCTGGAAGCCGCGCGCCATGCAGGACGGCTGGGCTTGCCCATCCAGGTAAACACGCTGGTTTCAGAAGAAACCGTCGATGATCTTCCGGCGATTTACGAACTGCTCAGGACGAGCTTCCCCGTCATGCGCTGGAGTTTGTTCTTCCTGATTTCCGTGGGACGCGGCAAGGCCCTGAATCCTGTCTCGCCGGAAGAAGGCGAGCGCATTATGAATTGGGTGCTTGATCTTGTTCCGAGCGCGCCCTTCGCGGTGAAGACCACTGAGGCCCCCTCCTACCGCCGTCTGGCGGTCAACAGAATGCATGCGGCAGGCATGCCCGCAGCCCAAATCAAGAGCAGTTCGGTTTACAGGGGATTTCAGATTCGCGATGGCCACGGTATCGTTTTCGTTTCCCATCTGGGCGATATCTACCCTTCCGGTTTCCTTCCGTTGCGTTGCGGAAGCGTGCGCACCGGATCTCTGGTTGACGTCTATCGCAACTCTGAAATATTTCGTGGGCTCCACACTCCAAACGAGTTTCACGGAAAATGCGGAATCTGCGAATACAGCCACATCTGCGGAGGGTCGCGTGCGCGCGCCTTTGCTTACACAGGCGATGCGCTGGGCTCTGATCCGTTTTGCCCTTACGAACCGGCACGAGCACATAACTAG
- a CDS encoding crotonase/enoyl-CoA hydratase family protein, with protein sequence MSNTDSVLLSRDNKVLIVTINRPHVRNAVDSATAAALATAFKQFEADDALCAAVLTGAAGTFCAGADLREVVDGRRTAIEENGPGPMGPTWLQLTKPVIAAVEGHAVAGGLELALWCDLRVAARDAVFGVFNRRFGVPLIDLGTVRLPRMIGQGRALDLILTGRAVTAEEALQIGLVNRMVEPGNALKTAVELTQTLAGFPQHGLRADRMSVYEQWALSPEEARRNELRHGLRVLASGESRVGAQRFTSGEGKHGRFNDTTGDRKR encoded by the coding sequence ATGTCGAACACTGATTCAGTCCTGCTTTCGAGAGACAACAAAGTCCTGATCGTCACCATCAACCGCCCTCATGTGCGCAATGCCGTGGATTCAGCCACGGCGGCTGCGCTAGCTACCGCATTCAAGCAATTTGAAGCCGACGATGCGCTGTGCGCGGCGGTGCTGACCGGCGCGGCGGGAACGTTCTGTGCCGGAGCAGATCTGCGTGAAGTTGTCGATGGCCGCAGAACGGCGATTGAAGAAAACGGCCCAGGACCTATGGGACCAACATGGTTGCAGTTGACCAAGCCGGTCATCGCGGCCGTGGAAGGCCACGCTGTAGCCGGTGGGCTGGAGCTGGCTCTGTGGTGCGATCTCCGCGTTGCCGCGCGAGACGCGGTCTTCGGCGTGTTTAACCGGCGCTTTGGCGTTCCGCTGATCGACCTGGGAACGGTACGCCTGCCACGGATGATTGGCCAGGGCCGCGCGCTTGACCTCATCCTTACCGGGCGCGCCGTCACCGCTGAAGAAGCTTTGCAGATAGGGCTGGTCAATCGTATGGTGGAACCGGGCAACGCCCTGAAGACCGCGGTTGAGCTGACACAAACACTCGCTGGATTTCCGCAACATGGCTTACGGGCAGATCGCATGTCAGTCTATGAGCAGTGGGCTCTCTCCCCCGAAGAGGCACGGCGCAACGAACTGCGGCACGGCTTGCGGGTGCTGGCCTCGGGTGAATCACGCGTCGGGGCGCAGCGGTTCACATCCGGCGAAGGCAAGCACGGCCGCTTCAACGATACGACTGGAGACCGCAAAAGATGA
- a CDS encoding PaaI family thioesterase yields the protein MNPEPAGSEYVREIFYRANFIRDLDIRLDKVSEGVCETSLVVQERLLQQHGFIHGGVIATMADHTAGGAARSVSGDKDVLTVEFKINYLRPAMGDRLRCTATVLRAGKTVIVAEALVYASNAGKETLVAKLIETLFLADDPKARAGARLFCVLRVLQVYAASPGATGG from the coding sequence ATGAATCCAGAGCCAGCCGGATCCGAGTATGTGCGCGAGATCTTTTATCGCGCGAATTTCATACGCGATCTTGACATTCGGCTGGACAAAGTGTCTGAGGGCGTCTGCGAAACCAGCCTCGTCGTTCAGGAGCGATTGCTGCAGCAGCACGGGTTCATTCACGGTGGTGTGATTGCCACCATGGCCGATCACACGGCCGGCGGCGCAGCACGCTCCGTTTCGGGGGACAAAGACGTTCTGACGGTGGAGTTCAAGATCAACTATCTGCGCCCGGCAATGGGCGACCGTCTGCGCTGCACTGCCACGGTGCTGCGCGCAGGCAAAACGGTGATCGTGGCGGAAGCGCTGGTGTATGCCAGCAACGCCGGAAAAGAAACGCTGGTGGCCAAGCTGATCGAGACGCTTTTTCTGGCCGATGATCCGAAAGCGCGCGCAGGGGCTAGGCTCTTTTGCGTTCTTCGAGTTCTTCAGGTGTACGCGGCCAGTCCTGGTGCAACAGGCGGCTGA
- a CDS encoding formamidopyrimidine-DNA glycosylase: MPELPDIVVYMEALEQRVVGHVLENLEVRGPSLLRTADPPIYSIQGRKVTALRRVGKRIAFGFDNDLWLVFHLMIAGRLHWSQKKKTADGRRTLAAFDFDNGTLTLTEAGTRKRASLHLVRGEEGLAALDPGGIDVFAASLDQFSAVLTSANHTLKRALTDPHLFSGIGNAYSDEILFHAQLSPVLLTQRMKPEEIGRLHEATKQTLTQWTENLRKESGTKFPEKVTAFRDEMAVHGRYGKPCPRCTAKVQRIRYASNETDYCPRCQTGGKLLADRSLSRLLHQDWPRTPEELEERKRA; this comes from the coding sequence TTGCCCGAACTTCCAGACATTGTCGTTTACATGGAAGCGCTGGAGCAGCGCGTCGTGGGGCACGTGCTGGAAAATCTTGAGGTCCGTGGCCCGTCGCTTCTTCGCACTGCCGATCCGCCTATCTATTCCATTCAAGGTCGCAAGGTAACCGCATTGCGACGTGTGGGCAAGCGCATTGCCTTTGGTTTTGACAACGATCTCTGGCTCGTCTTCCATCTTATGATCGCCGGCCGTCTGCACTGGAGCCAGAAAAAGAAGACTGCTGACGGCCGCCGCACGCTTGCCGCCTTCGATTTCGACAATGGCACGCTCACCCTTACTGAAGCCGGCACGCGCAAGCGCGCTTCGCTGCATCTTGTCCGCGGAGAAGAAGGCCTCGCCGCGCTCGATCCTGGCGGGATCGACGTCTTTGCTGCGTCGCTCGATCAATTCAGCGCCGTGCTGACTTCAGCAAATCATACTTTGAAGCGGGCACTCACTGATCCGCATTTGTTCAGTGGTATCGGTAACGCTTATTCCGATGAAATTCTTTTCCATGCGCAGCTCTCGCCCGTGCTGCTCACGCAGCGCATGAAGCCTGAAGAGATTGGGCGTCTCCATGAGGCCACAAAACAAACGTTGACCCAATGGACTGAAAATTTGCGAAAAGAGTCCGGCACAAAGTTTCCAGAGAAGGTCACAGCCTTTCGCGATGAGATGGCTGTGCATGGCCGCTATGGCAAACCCTGTCCCCGCTGCACCGCGAAGGTCCAGCGCATCCGCTATGCTTCAAATGAAACGGATTATTGCCCACGCTGCCAGACCGGCGGAAAGCTGCTGGCCGATCGCTCTCTCAGCCGCCTGTTGCACCAGGACTGGCCGCGTACACCTGAAGAACTCGAAGAACGCAAAAGAGCCTAG